The following coding sequences lie in one Thalassoglobus polymorphus genomic window:
- a CDS encoding glutamine amidotransferase yields the protein MTFKQIVKRVFPAARHRVTWIDALPLLIFLACYASILSALSLSDRLTFSRPWAFCWMAVSVWVWWMAINGWSGLNRRRSTQSLIVRLLLVGTFVALMAGPRSVRTSDQISVVYAVDISESIHPDRVTEALNFVATTTAEKPSQDVAGWIAFGSSAAVEVPPIQTAFGSTMSNPDDIQFNSRVDRDATNIENALSLAAAILPEDTLGRIVLISDGSETSGDLKSVLDQLNSRGISVDVMPVKYNYTDEIWIERLDLPQTVKLGEPYEASVVISSLKPGKGRLIIEENGEPITDEPINVEFSEGKSRVDIPIYLRTPGYYEYKAKLIPEEGTDGRDENNEAVGYIYVEGEGKVLIVADPLRDDDRDFERLVQAIQEGERAVEVVDSYKFPRDPLSLLPYDCVIFANVPNDAFDEVQLQAMRDAVFNQGTGFLMVGGENSFGPGGYHRSVVEETLPVTMDITKKKILPKGALAIILHTCEFPEGNTWAKRITKQAIKVLGKQDEVGVIAYGPGGEQWIFELTPAGEYDSMVPKINAAAIGDMPAFGPTMQIGLDGLKKSDAATKHMIIISDGDPQLAPPRLMQDFITEKVSISTVAIFPHGGTEIGTLRNIANATEGRYYFPADPNELPSIFIKEAKTLKRSMIQEKEINPQVGFPSPVLEGIPELPKLSGFVLTSLKENALTENVLFAVPDDAAEEETDPVLAIWRYGLGTTAAFTSSLSNQWASEWVDWEQYTAFVKQLLIRISRVEKAGQLRMWTYNSGGQGVIMVEDFHPEEDFLDVAAKVSGPGGMELTIPLKQVGPRRYQGTFPVADKGQFQVTALGKSGEREDRVHGGFIVSYSPEFLKFTSDMSTLQQIKDETDGQELDSTTTAEQIYNRRSPKTSSKPVFDWFLIAIACLIPLDVAVRRVQLDWVVVMQALGIGRKAETTQTMGALLSRKKEVGEKLKAQADYKPTPTAGNKSPYIQQPVKRTVEKSKPKPKTSEKTPESQSETTTSRLLAIKRKRSENEGEEEE from the coding sequence GTGACGTTCAAACAAATCGTCAAACGTGTTTTCCCCGCTGCTCGTCACCGAGTGACGTGGATCGACGCACTGCCTCTGCTCATCTTCCTCGCTTGTTATGCCAGTATTCTCTCAGCTCTTTCTCTCTCCGACAGGCTGACCTTTTCACGTCCCTGGGCGTTCTGCTGGATGGCTGTCTCGGTCTGGGTCTGGTGGATGGCGATCAACGGCTGGAGCGGCTTGAATCGTCGCCGGTCAACACAATCATTGATCGTGCGTTTACTCCTGGTCGGAACGTTTGTCGCACTGATGGCAGGTCCACGAAGTGTGCGTACCAGCGACCAAATCTCGGTTGTTTATGCCGTCGACATTTCTGAATCGATTCATCCGGACCGGGTGACGGAAGCACTGAATTTTGTCGCCACCACAACCGCAGAGAAGCCGAGTCAGGACGTTGCCGGCTGGATTGCATTTGGAAGCTCTGCAGCTGTCGAAGTCCCTCCAATCCAAACAGCCTTCGGCAGTACAATGTCGAACCCGGACGACATCCAATTCAATAGCCGCGTCGATCGGGATGCGACCAATATCGAAAATGCTCTGTCGTTGGCTGCTGCCATTCTTCCTGAAGACACGCTCGGAAGAATCGTTCTCATTAGCGACGGTTCAGAGACCTCGGGCGATTTGAAATCTGTGCTGGATCAATTGAACTCGCGCGGAATTTCCGTGGATGTGATGCCGGTGAAATACAACTACACCGATGAAATTTGGATTGAACGACTTGACCTGCCACAAACCGTCAAGCTCGGTGAACCGTACGAAGCTTCGGTGGTCATCTCTTCACTCAAACCGGGTAAAGGCCGCCTGATCATCGAAGAGAATGGCGAACCGATTACTGATGAACCGATCAATGTCGAATTCAGCGAAGGGAAGAGCCGGGTCGATATCCCCATTTATCTGCGTACGCCTGGTTACTATGAATACAAAGCGAAGTTGATCCCTGAAGAGGGAACGGACGGTCGCGATGAAAACAACGAAGCTGTTGGTTACATCTATGTTGAAGGCGAAGGCAAAGTCCTCATCGTTGCGGACCCGTTACGTGATGATGACCGCGATTTCGAACGCCTCGTTCAAGCGATTCAAGAGGGGGAACGGGCTGTTGAAGTTGTCGACTCTTACAAATTCCCACGTGATCCCTTGTCGCTGTTGCCCTACGACTGCGTGATCTTCGCGAACGTTCCGAACGATGCGTTCGACGAAGTGCAATTGCAGGCGATGCGAGACGCTGTCTTCAATCAGGGGACCGGGTTTCTCATGGTTGGAGGTGAGAACAGCTTCGGGCCGGGTGGATATCACCGAAGTGTTGTTGAAGAAACACTGCCTGTCACAATGGACATCACCAAGAAGAAAATTTTGCCCAAAGGGGCGTTGGCGATCATCCTGCACACTTGTGAATTCCCTGAAGGGAACACCTGGGCCAAACGTATCACCAAGCAGGCGATTAAAGTTCTCGGTAAGCAGGATGAAGTCGGAGTGATCGCCTACGGGCCGGGCGGAGAACAGTGGATCTTCGAATTGACCCCCGCTGGTGAATACGACTCGATGGTTCCAAAAATCAACGCGGCAGCCATCGGAGACATGCCCGCCTTTGGACCGACAATGCAGATCGGTTTAGATGGACTCAAGAAGAGCGATGCTGCCACGAAGCACATGATCATCATTTCTGATGGCGATCCACAACTCGCTCCGCCGCGGCTGATGCAAGATTTCATCACGGAAAAAGTCAGTATCTCAACGGTCGCGATCTTCCCTCATGGAGGAACCGAAATTGGCACACTCCGAAACATCGCCAATGCGACTGAAGGTCGATATTACTTCCCTGCCGATCCAAACGAGTTACCATCAATCTTCATCAAGGAGGCGAAAACTCTCAAACGGAGCATGATTCAGGAAAAGGAAATTAATCCGCAAGTCGGTTTCCCTTCGCCGGTCCTGGAAGGAATCCCGGAACTCCCCAAACTGAGTGGTTTCGTTCTGACGTCTTTGAAAGAAAACGCACTTACCGAAAACGTGCTTTTTGCCGTCCCCGACGATGCAGCCGAAGAAGAGACGGACCCCGTGCTGGCGATCTGGCGTTACGGACTCGGAACGACCGCTGCGTTTACATCATCCTTGTCCAATCAATGGGCGTCAGAGTGGGTCGACTGGGAGCAGTACACTGCGTTTGTCAAGCAACTCCTCATTCGTATTTCACGTGTCGAAAAGGCGGGCCAGTTGAGAATGTGGACATACAATTCCGGCGGACAGGGAGTCATCATGGTTGAAGACTTTCATCCAGAAGAAGACTTTCTCGACGTGGCTGCCAAGGTCTCCGGTCCCGGTGGAATGGAACTGACGATCCCGCTCAAACAAGTTGGGCCAAGGCGATACCAGGGAACATTTCCAGTTGCAGACAAAGGGCAATTCCAGGTGACAGCACTCGGAAAATCTGGAGAACGGGAAGATCGGGTCCATGGCGGATTTATCGTTTCGTACTCACCGGAATTCCTGAAGTTCACTTCAGACATGAGTACGCTCCAACAGATCAAAGATGAAACAGACGGACAAGAGCTCGACAGCACGACAACCGCCGAGCAGATTTATAATCGCCGCTCACCGAAGACCAGTTCGAAACCGGTCTTCGACTGGTTCCTGATCGCCATCGCCTGTTTGATTCCGCTCGATGTCGCGGTCCGACGAGTTCAACTCGACTGGGTTGTTGTGATGCAGGCACTCGGAATAGGTCGCAAAGCCGAGACGACTCAAACTATGGGTGCCTTGCTCTCTCGCAAGAAAGAAGTCGGCGAAAAGCTGAAGGCTCAGGCAGATTACAAACCGACGCCAACAGCAGGCAACAAAAGTCCGTACATACAACAGCCAGTCAAGAGGACGGTTGAGAAATCAAAACCAAAGCCGAAAACTTCAGAGAAAACACCCGAAAGCCAATCAGAGACGACTACCAGCCGGTTACTCGCCATTAAGAGAAAGCGGTCCGAAAACGAAGGTGAAGAAGAGGAGTAG
- a CDS encoding AAA family ATPase — protein MTDENIAVLQAEANEFSNTFKAVREEIGKVIVGQERVVEAALTAIICGGNVLLEGVPGLGKTELIKAMSQVLDLEFRRIQFTPDLMPADIIGTNMMQPDEKGRYQFEFRKGPIFTQLLLADEINRATPKTQSALLETMQEGTVTTAGTIHSLEQPFFVMATQNPLEQEGTYPLPEAQLDRFLFKVDVPFVSLAELNDIVNRTILKQKIEVNKILSGPQIMHLRTVLNKVVVADPMRDFACRLVLATHPETEFSPEGVKKFIRWGASPRAAQALIRAARVRALSAGRVHVSFDDIKYFADEVLKHRTLLNYDGQAENVSVGDLIDECVSVLPEQAA, from the coding sequence ATGACAGACGAGAACATCGCTGTACTTCAAGCTGAAGCAAACGAATTCAGCAACACGTTCAAAGCAGTCCGAGAAGAGATCGGCAAAGTGATTGTCGGTCAGGAACGTGTTGTTGAGGCCGCCCTGACAGCCATCATTTGCGGGGGCAATGTCCTTCTCGAAGGGGTTCCCGGTCTCGGAAAGACGGAACTGATCAAGGCGATGTCTCAGGTACTTGACCTTGAATTTCGTCGGATTCAATTTACTCCCGATCTGATGCCAGCGGATATCATCGGAACGAACATGATGCAGCCCGATGAGAAAGGACGCTATCAGTTCGAGTTCCGCAAAGGTCCGATTTTCACTCAGTTGCTCCTCGCAGATGAAATCAATCGGGCGACTCCCAAAACGCAATCGGCACTTCTGGAAACGATGCAGGAAGGGACAGTCACAACAGCAGGGACCATTCATTCTCTGGAACAACCGTTCTTTGTGATGGCGACTCAAAACCCGCTCGAACAAGAAGGAACCTATCCACTCCCGGAAGCCCAACTGGATCGATTTCTGTTCAAGGTCGACGTCCCATTCGTTTCGCTGGCAGAGCTCAACGACATTGTGAACAGGACGATTCTCAAGCAAAAGATTGAAGTCAACAAAATCCTGAGTGGTCCACAGATCATGCATCTTCGGACAGTCTTGAACAAAGTCGTTGTCGCTGACCCGATGCGAGATTTTGCTTGCCGTCTGGTCCTTGCGACGCATCCTGAAACAGAGTTCTCTCCAGAAGGTGTGAAGAAATTCATTCGCTGGGGAGCCTCACCTCGGGCGGCTCAAGCATTGATCCGGGCGGCTCGCGTGCGAGCCCTCAGTGCCGGTCGAGTCCATGTTTCTTTTGATGACATCAAATACTTTGCCGACGAAGTTCTCAAACATCGCACACTCCTGAACTACGACGGTCAAGCTGAGAACGTCAGCGTGGGAGATTTGATCGACGAATGTGTTTCCGTACTCCCGGAACAAGCTGCGTAA
- a CDS encoding carboxylesterase family protein, with protein MKRFESKTFSASNDLDLGYRMLSPKKVESGKKYPLVLFLHGAGERGDDNKKQLVHVAQELATDEMQARHSCFVIAPQAPNETRWVEVDWGLDAHKMPKTPSVPMAATFELLEQLKKDLPVDVDRIYICGLSMGGYGTWDAVQRHPELFAGAISICGGGDPAYAEQIANVPVWAFHGDADTAVKVHRSREMVNAVRKAGGEAIYTEYAGVGHNSWAVTAANRLVWDWLFAQKKHTTK; from the coding sequence GTGAAACGCTTTGAATCGAAAACATTTTCCGCGAGTAACGATCTCGATTTAGGATACCGGATGCTCTCACCGAAAAAGGTGGAATCGGGCAAAAAGTATCCTCTCGTTCTGTTTCTTCACGGAGCTGGTGAACGTGGAGACGACAACAAAAAGCAATTGGTGCATGTGGCTCAGGAACTGGCCACCGACGAAATGCAGGCTCGACACTCCTGCTTTGTCATCGCTCCTCAAGCACCTAATGAGACTCGCTGGGTTGAAGTTGACTGGGGACTGGATGCTCACAAGATGCCAAAGACCCCTTCGGTTCCAATGGCTGCAACCTTTGAACTTCTAGAGCAACTCAAAAAAGACCTCCCGGTCGATGTAGATCGCATTTACATTTGCGGTCTCTCGATGGGTGGTTACGGAACCTGGGACGCCGTACAGCGCCACCCCGAGCTCTTTGCAGGTGCGATTTCAATATGCGGTGGAGGTGATCCTGCATATGCCGAGCAGATTGCGAACGTCCCGGTTTGGGCGTTCCATGGAGATGCGGACACAGCTGTCAAAGTGCATCGATCTCGAGAGATGGTCAACGCGGTCCGGAAAGCAGGCGGAGAAGCCATCTATACCGAATACGCTGGTGTCGGACACAACAGCTGGGCCGTGACGGCTGCTAACCGTCTCGTCTGGGACTGGCTCTTCGCACAAAAGAAACACACAACAAAGTAG
- a CDS encoding DUF58 domain-containing protein, with translation MSVATNQFTTLLPNDVLARAERMRLNPLRRRTNRMRGEHMSGKGGTSIEFSDFREYVPGDDVRYIDWNIFSRLNEPYLKLYAHEEEMHVAILLDSSASMQFEGKFELARQVAAALGVMGLMSVERVSVYTCGQGRGQAPFLKPCSGRVSLKRFFQFLEQTEPGGSIPIEQCLEDVLKQHSGKGIAVVISDFLTYGDVSRSFNLLHGSGLEIYGLQILGPTELNPELAGDMRFVDAESNATLDVSSVGELLGLYHQHRQALEDYLGAQCRKRSGRFISTSSETPVKTLLFDQLLRNAWIR, from the coding sequence ATGTCAGTTGCCACGAATCAATTTACGACATTACTACCGAACGATGTTCTCGCTCGGGCGGAGCGAATGCGTCTGAACCCGTTGCGTCGACGGACGAATCGTATGCGGGGTGAGCACATGTCCGGCAAAGGGGGAACAAGCATTGAGTTCTCCGACTTCCGGGAATATGTGCCGGGCGACGACGTTCGATATATCGACTGGAATATCTTCTCCCGCCTGAATGAGCCGTACCTGAAGCTGTACGCACATGAAGAAGAAATGCACGTTGCAATCCTTCTCGACAGCTCCGCTTCGATGCAGTTCGAGGGTAAATTTGAACTGGCTCGGCAAGTCGCGGCGGCACTCGGTGTGATGGGGCTGATGAGTGTCGAGCGAGTGAGTGTTTATACATGTGGACAAGGTCGCGGCCAGGCTCCTTTTCTGAAACCATGCAGCGGACGTGTCAGCCTGAAACGATTCTTTCAATTCCTTGAACAAACAGAACCGGGCGGCTCCATTCCAATCGAACAATGCCTCGAAGATGTCCTCAAGCAGCATTCCGGAAAAGGGATCGCTGTGGTGATTTCTGATTTTTTGACATACGGCGATGTCTCTCGAAGCTTCAACTTGCTGCATGGATCGGGATTAGAAATCTATGGATTGCAGATTCTTGGCCCAACGGAACTGAACCCGGAACTCGCCGGTGATATGCGGTTTGTCGATGCCGAAAGCAACGCAACGCTCGATGTCTCCTCGGTGGGCGAGCTTCTGGGGCTGTACCATCAACATCGACAAGCACTGGAAGACTATCTCGGTGCGCAATGCCGCAAACGAAGCGGTCGGTTCATATCAACATCAAGTGAAACCCCAGTGAAGACCCTATTGTTTGATCAACTCCTAAGAAATGCCTGGATCCGCTAG
- a CDS encoding vWA domain-containing protein, whose translation MSWLTNLIPSFFHPMGAILFALMIPVIIFYFLKLRRTRVEISSLALWQQVINDQRVNAPFQKFKRNILLLLQLLLLCLIALAAMQPYLRGNAEQLTYLPILVDVSASMGGVDEKGETRLDLAKAEIREIIDGLLPNQKLTLIAVGASARRLTEFTDNKQILRDALGKLEVQDVPSHVVDGLRLAQALSRTQEIESVRFYSDGNLPTKPNPATGKPMAEVDFDLPFRVDFFQIDPAGNNLGITALNARRATPETWDVFLRVEGTASGSTETDVILKANGETVGEEHLVLGPGEAQRLVFKVDAQVDEFLEATLKPNGHDAIKVDNQAWLNLPKGRDVDVYCPGELTTFRHAIEALEGVDVFPLADGSVNAAEFDLLISDKSDDVQKSASVAVFIGVVPDDLKELITIEDQQAEVIDWQRDAQILQHVQLKEVVISELPVKNQGIEDLHIEELGYTILAHGNRGPLILSKRDGIRVQYFLLFHTDRSTLPYRVGFPVLVANIMTEAMQRASLTEIRAPSTGVLPGLELEKKTAYRVTSPDGKHETRSSDDNGVLKGISATMAGEYEIRQSGELVSKIGVGLLNATETRLETVDTITFNELSVEAEGERLLTDKPLWEWFAAVAFFVLLFEWWYFQKKPAGIPD comes from the coding sequence ATGTCCTGGCTGACGAATTTGATCCCGAGCTTTTTCCATCCCATGGGAGCGATCCTGTTCGCACTCATGATCCCGGTGATCATTTTCTACTTCCTCAAACTTCGCCGGACACGGGTTGAGATTTCTTCGCTGGCGTTATGGCAGCAGGTGATCAACGATCAGCGAGTCAACGCCCCCTTTCAGAAGTTCAAGCGGAATATTTTGTTGCTGCTGCAGCTTCTGTTGTTGTGTCTGATCGCTCTCGCAGCGATGCAACCGTACCTGCGAGGCAACGCGGAACAGCTGACATACCTGCCAATTCTGGTTGACGTCTCTGCGAGCATGGGAGGGGTGGATGAAAAGGGAGAGACTCGACTCGATCTTGCCAAGGCAGAGATCAGGGAAATTATCGATGGCTTATTGCCGAATCAGAAATTGACGCTCATTGCGGTCGGGGCTTCCGCTCGTCGATTGACAGAATTCACAGACAACAAACAGATCCTTCGCGACGCACTTGGCAAACTCGAAGTTCAGGATGTGCCTAGCCATGTCGTTGATGGATTACGACTCGCACAAGCTCTCTCACGAACTCAGGAGATTGAGTCGGTCCGGTTTTACTCGGATGGAAACCTGCCGACGAAGCCGAACCCGGCGACTGGAAAACCGATGGCAGAAGTCGATTTTGATTTGCCGTTCAGAGTCGACTTCTTTCAAATCGATCCCGCTGGAAACAATCTCGGCATCACCGCGCTCAACGCACGTCGTGCAACACCTGAAACCTGGGATGTCTTCCTTCGTGTCGAGGGAACTGCTTCGGGAAGTACAGAAACGGATGTCATTCTCAAAGCAAACGGAGAAACCGTGGGCGAAGAGCATCTTGTTCTCGGCCCCGGTGAAGCACAGCGTCTGGTCTTCAAAGTCGATGCTCAGGTCGATGAATTTCTCGAAGCGACTCTCAAACCGAACGGACATGATGCGATCAAAGTCGATAATCAGGCTTGGTTGAACTTACCGAAAGGGCGCGATGTCGATGTCTACTGCCCGGGTGAACTCACCACCTTTCGCCATGCCATTGAGGCGTTGGAAGGGGTTGATGTTTTCCCACTGGCTGACGGCAGTGTGAATGCTGCTGAGTTCGACTTGTTGATTTCAGACAAGTCCGACGACGTCCAAAAGTCGGCCAGCGTCGCAGTATTCATCGGAGTCGTCCCGGACGATTTGAAGGAACTGATTACCATTGAAGATCAGCAAGCGGAGGTCATTGACTGGCAGCGTGATGCTCAGATTCTACAACATGTGCAATTGAAGGAAGTGGTCATTTCCGAATTGCCAGTAAAGAATCAAGGTATCGAGGATCTTCACATTGAAGAACTCGGCTACACAATTTTAGCTCATGGCAATCGTGGTCCGTTGATCCTCAGCAAACGCGACGGAATTCGCGTTCAGTACTTCCTCCTCTTTCATACCGACCGATCCACGCTCCCTTACCGGGTTGGCTTCCCGGTTCTAGTCGCAAATATCATGACCGAAGCGATGCAGCGAGCATCCTTAACCGAAATACGCGCTCCATCGACTGGAGTCCTTCCGGGGCTCGAACTCGAAAAGAAAACCGCTTACCGAGTGACATCTCCTGATGGCAAGCATGAAACCCGAAGCAGTGATGACAACGGCGTCCTCAAAGGAATTTCAGCGACGATGGCGGGTGAATATGAAATTCGCCAAAGTGGAGAACTCGTTTCGAAGATCGGCGTTGGGCTTCTGAATGCGACAGAGACCAGGCTGGAAACCGTCGACACAATCACATTCAACGAACTCTCCGTTGAAGCTGAAGGCGAGCGGTTGCTCACAGACAAACCACTTTGGGAATGGTTTGCAGCGGTCGCGTTTTTTGTCTTACTCTTCGAATGGTGGTACTTCCAGAAGAAGCCAGCGGGAATTCCTGACTGA
- a CDS encoding NAD(+)/NADH kinase has protein sequence MARDQSDHVQVAQRALCELLTQHAGIELVATLTANDDAYEDIDAEVAFVVGGDGAILRACRWFGTTQIPILGVNLGRLGFLADLSQEALPEILDELANRKFEVISHLMFECHHRKALGGSECYLGLNETALLSAASLSLIDVELAINGDPVTTYSGDGLIISTPVGSTAHNLSAGGPILRQDLRAFVVTPICPHTLTVRPIVDRADAEYQITAPSVPEGVMLVIDGQIKVPFESGDVVTIRQANVSFQLVRVEGHRFYHTLHRKLGWDGQPRYQRGRIERGTADD, from the coding sequence GTGGCACGTGACCAGTCGGATCATGTGCAAGTCGCTCAGCGAGCACTCTGTGAGTTACTCACACAGCACGCTGGAATTGAACTTGTCGCGACACTGACCGCGAACGACGATGCATATGAGGACATCGATGCAGAGGTCGCTTTCGTTGTCGGAGGTGATGGGGCGATCCTCCGTGCCTGCCGCTGGTTTGGAACGACTCAAATCCCGATACTAGGTGTCAACCTGGGGCGACTGGGATTCCTGGCAGATCTTTCTCAGGAGGCGTTGCCTGAAATCCTTGATGAGCTGGCGAACAGAAAATTTGAAGTCATTTCACACTTGATGTTCGAATGCCATCACCGAAAGGCACTTGGAGGAAGTGAGTGTTACTTGGGACTGAACGAAACAGCTCTGCTTTCAGCGGCGTCGCTGTCGCTGATTGATGTGGAACTTGCGATTAATGGAGATCCCGTCACAACATACAGCGGAGACGGATTGATTATCAGCACGCCTGTCGGATCGACTGCACACAATCTTTCAGCTGGGGGGCCAATTCTGCGACAGGATCTTCGGGCGTTTGTGGTCACTCCAATCTGCCCGCACACACTGACCGTACGACCGATTGTCGATCGGGCTGATGCAGAATATCAAATCACTGCGCCTAGCGTTCCTGAAGGAGTGATGCTCGTGATCGATGGGCAAATCAAGGTTCCGTTCGAATCAGGCGATGTCGTAACGATCCGGCAAGCGAATGTTTCATTCCAACTTGTCCGAGTGGAGGGGCATCGTTTTTATCACACACTGCATCGCAAACTGGGCTGGGATGGTCAACCGAGATATCAAAGAGGTCGAATCGAGAGGGGGACAGCAGATGATTAA
- a CDS encoding 2-oxoacid:acceptor oxidoreductase subunit alpha: MSSESSASKSNGQPAGSADAKALQTMESVVIRFCGDSGDGMQLAGTQFTNVSAVFGNDVSTLPDFPAEIRAPAGSLFGVSGFQVCFSSGEVFTPGDEVNTLVAMNPAALKTNLEDLQRGGTLIVNEDAFDKGNLQKAHYDSNPLDDVDGNLAAFRVHKVPMTRLTRDSVEGLGLTVREADRCKNFFALGLVFWLYDRDSTPTEDWVKEKFAKHPSIVEANLRALKAGYNYGFSTEQFTVHYEVPSAELEPGRYRKITGNEAVAMGLAAAAKLAEVELFYGGYPITPASDILHELSKLKRFGIKTFQAEDEIAAITSVVGAAFGGALAVTASSGPGIALKGEGIGLGVITELPMIIVNVQRGGPSTGLPTKTEQSDLFLSYFGRNGDCPMPVIAARSPADCFQMAQEAVRIAVEFMTPVFLMTDGYIANGAEPWKIPAISDLKKVSISHPQESNGNGDGFLPYLRDENLVRPWAVPGTPGLEHRLGGLEKADGSGNVSYDPDNHDNMTRIRAQKIMNIAESIPEQEVEGPESGDLLVVSWGGTYGAVKSACMESRRQGKSVAHCHLQYIHPFPKNLGTILKNYKKVLIPELNGGQMWMILRGLYLVDAVSFSKVKGKPFLIGELCAKIDEVLES; this comes from the coding sequence ATGTCTTCTGAGAGTTCTGCATCCAAGTCCAACGGTCAGCCAGCGGGTTCCGCTGACGCGAAAGCTTTGCAAACGATGGAATCGGTCGTCATCCGATTTTGTGGTGATTCCGGTGACGGGATGCAATTGGCAGGAACCCAGTTTACAAACGTCTCTGCAGTCTTCGGAAACGACGTCAGTACATTGCCTGACTTCCCTGCGGAAATTCGTGCGCCCGCTGGATCACTTTTCGGAGTGAGTGGGTTCCAGGTCTGTTTCTCGAGTGGAGAAGTTTTCACTCCGGGAGACGAGGTCAACACTTTGGTGGCCATGAATCCGGCAGCTTTGAAAACAAACCTGGAGGACCTTCAACGAGGTGGCACGCTCATCGTCAATGAAGATGCCTTCGACAAGGGAAACCTGCAAAAAGCCCATTACGATTCAAATCCGCTGGATGACGTCGACGGAAACTTAGCTGCGTTTCGTGTCCACAAAGTCCCGATGACTCGCTTAACGCGAGATTCTGTCGAAGGACTCGGCTTGACGGTCCGTGAAGCAGATCGATGTAAGAACTTCTTCGCACTCGGACTCGTTTTCTGGCTTTACGATCGCGACTCCACACCGACCGAGGATTGGGTAAAAGAAAAGTTTGCCAAACACCCCAGTATCGTCGAAGCCAACTTGCGAGCACTCAAAGCTGGTTACAACTACGGATTTTCGACGGAACAGTTTACCGTTCACTATGAAGTTCCCTCAGCGGAACTTGAACCGGGACGCTACCGAAAGATTACCGGGAACGAAGCCGTTGCGATGGGCTTAGCAGCTGCCGCAAAGCTCGCAGAAGTAGAACTGTTCTATGGCGGATATCCAATCACACCGGCGAGTGACATCCTGCATGAACTCTCTAAGCTGAAACGATTTGGTATCAAAACGTTTCAAGCGGAAGACGAAATTGCAGCGATCACCTCAGTTGTCGGAGCGGCATTCGGCGGAGCGTTAGCAGTCACTGCCAGTAGTGGTCCCGGAATCGCGCTGAAGGGCGAAGGAATCGGCCTTGGTGTGATCACTGAGCTGCCAATGATCATCGTCAACGTTCAGCGTGGTGGCCCCAGTACAGGACTCCCCACAAAAACTGAACAGTCCGATCTCTTCCTGAGCTACTTTGGACGGAATGGAGACTGCCCGATGCCGGTCATCGCAGCACGCTCTCCTGCCGACTGCTTTCAGATGGCACAGGAGGCTGTCCGGATTGCTGTTGAATTCATGACCCCTGTCTTCCTGATGACGGACGGTTACATCGCTAACGGAGCTGAGCCCTGGAAAATTCCAGCGATCTCAGATCTCAAGAAAGTGAGCATCTCGCATCCTCAGGAATCCAACGGAAATGGAGATGGATTCCTTCCATATTTGCGAGACGAAAACCTTGTCCGTCCTTGGGCAGTTCCCGGAACTCCGGGGCTGGAACACCGCTTGGGCGGTTTGGAAAAAGCAGATGGTTCAGGAAACGTTTCATATGATCCTGACAACCACGACAACATGACTCGCATTCGTGCTCAGAAAATCATGAACATTGCTGAGTCGATTCCTGAGCAAGAAGTTGAAGGGCCAGAGTCAGGAGATTTGCTGGTCGTCAGCTGGGGCGGAACCTACGGAGCAGTGAAGTCCGCCTGCATGGAATCCCGTCGACAAGGAAAATCGGTGGCTCATTGCCATTTGCAATACATCCATCCTTTCCCCAAAAACCTGGGAACGATCCTGAAAAACTACAAAAAAGTCCTCATCCCGGAACTCAACGGCGGGCAAATGTGGATGATTTTGCGAGGCCTGTACCTTGTTGATGCGGTCAGCTTCAGCAAAGTGAAAGGAAAGCCGTTCCTGATCGGGGAATTGTGTGCAAAGATTGATGAGGTTCTGGAAAGTTAG